The following are encoded in a window of Cataglyphis hispanica isolate Lineage 1 chromosome 21, ULB_Chis1_1.0, whole genome shotgun sequence genomic DNA:
- the LOC126857302 gene encoding 5-hydroxytryptamine receptor 2A-like yields the protein MEAHVDQAANATVENPIFIDAPIILTAIVLCLLILITIVGNLFVIAAIVLERNLQSVANYLIVSLAVADLMVACLVMPLGAVYEINSGWSLGPVLCDMWTSSDVLCCTASILHLVAIAVDRYWAVTNINYIQARNSRRIGSLIIAVWVISLGISLAPQFGWKDPDYLNRIAQGTCLVSQDTAYQIFATCATFYLPLLVILILYWRIFQAARKRIRKRPGTILQPPRERRGILRLVTRRPREESTAFTITRSTPDHSSISPEKSSSYNGANVTPSTTVTPTAVSTTTTTTTLTNPTSTSQQQQVVKCMKRTRETIESKRERKAAKTLAIITGAFVACWLPFFLVALLQATCQTCEPPKLVASVFLWLGYFNSTLNPVIYTVFSPEFRQAFKRMLCGGTRGLR from the exons GGAATCTATTCGTAATAGCGGCTATCGTATTAGAGAGAAATTTGCAATCTGtggcaaattatttaatcgtcAGTTTGGCTGTCGCGGATCTTATGGTTGCCTGCCTTGTTATGCCTCTTGGAGCTGTTTATGAg ATAAACTCGGGATGGTCACTCGGTCCGGTGCTCTGCGACATGTGGACCAGCAGCGACGTTCTATGTTGCACAGCCTCGATATTGCATCTGGTGGCTATCGCGGTCGACAGATATTGGGCAGTCaccaatatcaattatatacag GCGAGGAATTCGAGAAGAATCGGCAGCCTGATCATCGCTGTATGGGTGATATCCTTAGGAATCTCATTAGCGCCTCAGTTCGGATGGAAGGATCCTGATTATTTGAACCGCATAGCCCAAGGGACGTGTCTCGTGTCACAGGATACTGCATATCAG ATCTTTGCAACTTGCGCGACGTTCTATCTTCCGCTCTTAGTCATCTTAATCCTGTATTGGAGGATATTTCAAGCGGCGCGAAAAAGGATCAGGAAGAGGCCAGGCACTATCCTTCAGCCACCGCGTGAAAGAAGAGGCATCCTTAGGCTGGTTACAAGAAG GCCCCGCGAGGAGTCGACGGCGTTCACCATCACGAGATCCACGCCGGATCACTCGTCAATCTCGCCGGAGAAATCGTCGTCGTACAACGGCGCGAACGTTACGCCGTCGACGACGGTGACGCCGACAGCGGTCTCAACGACGACCACCACGACGACGTTGACGAATCCGACCAGCACGAGCCAGCAGCAGCAGGTGGTCAAGTGCATGAAGCGCACACGCGAGACAATCGAGTCGAAGCGCGAGCGTAAGGCGGCCAAAACCCTGGCGATCATCACCGGTGCCTTCGTCGCCTGCTGGTTGCCGTTCTTCCTGGTCGCTCTGTTGCAGGCTACATGCCAGACCTGCGAGCCGCCCAAGCTCGTGGCCAGTGTGTTCCTGTGGCTCGGATATTTCAACAGCACCCTCAATCCCGTGATTTACACTGTGTTCTCGCCGGAATTTCGGCAGGCATTCAAAAGGATGCTGTGCGGTGGTACGCGGGGACTTCGCTGA